One part of the Phycisphaeraceae bacterium genome encodes these proteins:
- a CDS encoding sodium:proton antiporter, with translation MSDSHDHSHGFTGPKCWILTLIAGLIIGALVSFVLPASWNHGAHSDAASHGTIVADGDGESVHLPPTPQQEHADPSQNNQTNDHASGTEPEHSEDTHPAGSETATDHDPTEHAAHAHGPAPAIPIWLVLPFALLLGSIALMPFINGKFWHSHFPDFAFFLGGVVAAYYFFAFKGDEPYSHGMSYGLYQLKHAALEYYQFIALVGGLFVVSGGVLVDLKGKGGPKLNVALLGFGAVIANIVGTTGASMLLIRPFMRVNAGRLKPIHVVFFIFIVSNCGGALTPIGDPPLYLGFLKGVPFFWTAEHMLAEWAFVITLLLSVFAVIDWKIGPANPTNDDNEVVVEPAKFGLRLKGAVGIICLGLMILGVFIDPILKAMGMTQFEGLPVGATFQILVAIMSYKLAPREILHANEFDFFPVKEVGLLFLGIFTTMMPALGYLSTHGQQLGIDSVHAFYYLTGALSGVLDNAPTYLNFLQIAFGNEHFNMLAPENTNIDPASVHAFLFNEDGTTRHTGAMILSAISTGAVFFGAMTYIGNGPNFMVRAIAESSGLRMPSFFGYMARAIILLLPVLVLHHLVFFLLIG, from the coding sequence ATGTCAGACTCGCACGACCATTCCCACGGATTCACCGGCCCAAAGTGCTGGATTCTCACGCTGATTGCTGGGCTGATCATCGGGGCCTTGGTGTCATTCGTTCTACCCGCATCCTGGAACCACGGAGCGCATTCAGACGCTGCAAGTCATGGCACAATCGTTGCCGACGGTGATGGCGAGTCAGTGCATCTTCCTCCAACACCTCAGCAGGAACATGCCGACCCATCGCAGAACAACCAGACAAATGATCATGCCAGCGGCACAGAGCCCGAACACAGCGAGGACACACACCCAGCGGGCTCAGAAACTGCTACAGATCATGATCCCACAGAGCATGCTGCGCACGCACACGGCCCGGCTCCTGCCATACCGATCTGGCTCGTGCTCCCGTTTGCATTGCTGCTTGGCTCAATCGCATTGATGCCGTTCATTAACGGAAAGTTCTGGCACTCACACTTTCCCGACTTTGCCTTCTTCTTGGGAGGCGTTGTTGCAGCGTACTACTTCTTTGCATTCAAGGGCGACGAGCCCTATTCGCACGGCATGTCGTATGGACTCTACCAGCTCAAACACGCGGCCCTTGAGTATTACCAGTTTATTGCTCTTGTTGGTGGCTTGTTTGTCGTCTCTGGCGGCGTACTTGTTGATCTGAAAGGGAAGGGCGGTCCCAAGCTGAATGTTGCGCTGCTTGGATTTGGTGCTGTCATCGCAAACATCGTCGGAACAACCGGCGCTTCGATGCTGCTGATCAGACCGTTCATGCGCGTCAATGCAGGGCGCCTGAAGCCTATCCACGTTGTATTTTTTATCTTTATTGTCTCCAACTGTGGCGGTGCCCTCACACCGATTGGTGATCCGCCGCTGTACCTCGGTTTCCTGAAAGGCGTGCCATTCTTCTGGACTGCAGAACACATGCTTGCGGAGTGGGCATTTGTTATCACACTCCTGCTCTCGGTGTTTGCCGTCATTGACTGGAAGATTGGCCCCGCAAATCCCACTAATGACGACAATGAGGTTGTTGTCGAACCTGCAAAGTTTGGCTTACGCCTGAAGGGTGCGGTTGGCATCATCTGTCTCGGTCTGATGATCCTGGGTGTGTTTATTGATCCCATTCTGAAAGCGATGGGCATGACCCAGTTCGAGGGATTACCGGTTGGAGCAACCTTCCAGATTCTTGTCGCCATTATGTCATACAAGCTCGCTCCACGTGAAATACTGCACGCTAACGAGTTCGATTTCTTCCCTGTCAAGGAAGTGGGCCTGTTGTTCCTCGGCATCTTTACAACCATGATGCCAGCGCTCGGATACCTTTCCACGCACGGACAGCAACTCGGTATTGATTCCGTCCACGCGTTTTACTATCTGACGGGCGCGCTCTCAGGTGTCCTCGATAACGCGCCAACGTATCTGAACTTCCTGCAGATCGCGTTTGGAAATGAGCACTTCAACATGCTGGCGCCTGAGAACACAAATATCGATCCGGCATCGGTCCATGCGTTCCTGTTCAATGAAGACGGCACAACAAGGCACACTGGCGCAATGATACTGTCTGCCATCTCTACCGGTGCAGTGTTCTTTGGGGCAATGACGTACATTGGCAATGGGCCGAACTTCATGGTGCGTGCGATTGCTGAATCGAGCGGCCTTCGCATGCCATCGTTCTTCGGATACATGGCTCGTGCGATAATTCTGCTGCTGCCCGTGCTGGTGCTGCACCATCTCGTGTTCTTTCTGTTGATTGGCTGA
- a CDS encoding ParA family protein has protein sequence MPNQPDQVDEPASTASKQLPIPARATSGPPEKVAFLNQKGGVGKTTTAVNLAAGLARTGRRVLLIDLDSQAHASLHLGVEASEHGSIYDVLHDPSVTPNVIVNAEERLDVIPAETDLAAAEMELGQASDRYERLRAAIDQVADQYDDILLDCPPSLGLITLSALAAVDQVIIPMQAHFLSLQGMSKLLETISLVRQKLNPTLEVAGVVLCMYDKQATHTQEVVSDIRGFFSSSRSQAVPWQHSQVFTPAIRRNIKLAECPSFGQSIFAYAPAAAGSDDYAQLAKSVLKWFTKRNKRVAEERTHPPETPIVEVPAAQSTQTSHS, from the coding sequence ATGCCAAACCAGCCTGATCAAGTTGATGAGCCCGCGAGCACTGCATCAAAGCAACTGCCCATACCAGCTCGCGCAACCTCGGGTCCGCCCGAAAAAGTTGCATTCTTGAACCAGAAGGGCGGCGTTGGCAAAACAACCACCGCGGTCAATCTTGCGGCCGGTTTGGCGCGCACAGGGCGGCGCGTACTGCTGATTGATCTCGACTCGCAGGCCCATGCATCACTCCATCTTGGTGTCGAAGCAAGCGAGCACGGCTCGATCTATGACGTTCTACACGACCCAAGTGTCACACCAAACGTCATAGTCAACGCAGAAGAGCGACTTGATGTCATCCCTGCCGAGACAGATCTTGCTGCGGCTGAGATGGAACTCGGGCAAGCTTCTGACAGATATGAACGCTTACGTGCAGCGATTGATCAGGTGGCGGATCAGTATGACGACATTCTGCTCGATTGCCCCCCTTCACTCGGGTTGATCACACTATCTGCGCTCGCTGCGGTTGATCAGGTCATCATCCCGATGCAGGCACACTTCCTGAGCCTGCAGGGAATGAGCAAGCTTCTCGAAACTATCTCGCTGGTTCGTCAGAAACTCAACCCGACCCTTGAGGTTGCGGGCGTCGTCCTTTGCATGTACGACAAGCAGGCGACACACACGCAGGAAGTCGTCTCGGATATTCGCGGGTTCTTCTCCTCATCACGATCACAAGCGGTGCCATGGCAACACTCACAGGTGTTTACGCCCGCGATCCGCCGGAATATCAAGCTTGCGGAATGTCCGAGCTTCGGCCAATCTATCTTCGCATATGCGCCAGCGGCTGCTGGCAGCGACGATTACGCCCAACTCGCAAAGTCGGTACTAAAGTGGTTCACCAAACGCAACAAGCGGGTTGCAGAAGAACGTACCCACCCCCCAGAAACACCGATTGTGGAAGTCCCCGCCGCGCAAAGCACCCAGACATCGCACTCGTAA
- a CDS encoding undecaprenyl/decaprenyl-phosphate alpha-N-acetylglucosaminyl 1-phosphate transferase → MSFQPDIPLDLPNGTVAVPAFDSETFQQELLHDIRELGTSIQSMQSQYDSLASRAGLTSSHETATHVLNGYLWVFVIAFIVTLIATPVMRRLALRHGIIDKPSDPRKVHRIPVAYLGGAAVFLGLMGGVLFSYLAIEFPGLIRYHNSKFLDGIPAEPIPWAVVFGMFVIMLVGLLDDVMDISPRIKIAGQLFAAAALAYDNVGVAVASGLVRPLGQWLFNDSELIFNFGIPGLEFDTVYWVGTALIALFVLGGCNAANLVDGLDGLLGGITIVAMLGLLGVATVLALRDDGERDAQRIILCMSVLGACLGFLPYNFNPASIFLGDCGSMLLGYCTVVIILTLGDSGDVISRDYSRTHLVFAGLLIWAIPIVDTVLAIIRRKMAGLPLSAPDDQHLHHMLKRALGVKGAVFSLYGIGLIFASIGVLISLGNARLVYAVGLVFAAFLVVTAIKVARLKQIVDEATAAANGQHPFQLRSTATIDTLPVETQQPDGRNIQ, encoded by the coding sequence ATGAGTTTCCAGCCAGACATCCCTCTCGATCTTCCCAATGGCACAGTCGCTGTGCCCGCGTTTGATAGTGAAACGTTCCAACAGGAGTTGCTCCACGACATCAGGGAACTCGGAACGTCTATCCAGTCGATGCAGTCACAATATGACTCGCTCGCATCCAGAGCAGGGCTCACCTCCTCACACGAGACCGCCACACACGTCCTCAACGGGTACCTGTGGGTGTTTGTCATCGCGTTCATTGTGACGCTTATTGCAACACCTGTCATGCGCCGTCTCGCGTTGCGACACGGCATCATCGACAAGCCCAGTGACCCCCGAAAGGTGCATCGAATTCCGGTTGCATATCTCGGCGGTGCAGCAGTTTTCCTTGGCTTGATGGGCGGCGTGCTCTTCAGCTATCTTGCCATTGAGTTTCCGGGACTGATCCGGTATCACAACTCAAAGTTCCTGGATGGCATTCCTGCAGAACCAATACCATGGGCAGTCGTGTTCGGGATGTTTGTCATTATGCTCGTCGGGCTCCTCGACGACGTCATGGACATCTCTCCACGCATCAAGATTGCAGGACAGTTGTTTGCGGCGGCTGCCCTTGCATATGACAATGTTGGTGTTGCGGTTGCGAGCGGACTGGTACGCCCGCTTGGCCAATGGCTCTTCAATGATTCGGAGTTGATTTTCAACTTCGGTATTCCAGGGCTGGAGTTCGACACCGTCTACTGGGTCGGCACCGCTCTGATTGCGCTGTTTGTTCTCGGCGGATGCAATGCTGCAAATCTCGTCGACGGTCTCGATGGACTGCTCGGCGGAATTACAATCGTTGCGATGCTCGGGCTGCTCGGCGTTGCCACAGTGCTCGCGTTACGCGACGACGGCGAGCGCGATGCACAGCGCATCATCCTCTGCATGTCGGTGCTTGGTGCGTGTCTCGGGTTCCTCCCCTACAACTTCAATCCTGCTTCCATCTTTTTAGGTGACTGCGGTTCAATGCTGCTCGGATATTGCACCGTGGTCATTATCCTGACGCTCGGCGATTCCGGCGATGTTATCTCGCGCGATTACAGCCGAACCCATCTCGTCTTTGCGGGGCTTCTCATCTGGGCGATCCCAATCGTTGACACTGTGCTCGCGATCATCAGACGAAAGATGGCTGGTCTGCCGCTGAGCGCTCCCGATGACCAACACCTGCATCACATGCTCAAGCGAGCGCTCGGCGTGAAAGGGGCGGTATTCTCTCTCTATGGCATTGGATTGATCTTTGCATCAATCGGTGTGCTGATCTCACTTGGGAACGCCAGACTCGTCTACGCTGTTGGATTGGTCTTTGCGGCGTTCCTTGTCGTGACGGCGATCAAAGTTGCACGACTGAAACAGATCGTTGATGAGGCGACAGCCGCAGCGAACGGACAGCACCCATTCCAACTGAGAAGCACAGCAACCATTGACACGTTGCCTGTAGAAACACAACAGCCCGATGGGCGCAACATACAGTAG